The genomic interval GGGGGCCGGCGGGCTTGGAGGAAGGTGTGAAGGGCCAGGCGGGGAATGCTTGCTGGGATGGAGCGGTCCTGTGTGTCAAGCGTCTGCATGTTTACGGGGACATGCAACCGTCACAGTAAAATCAGTACGCAGACGTGTCTGTCTGGTTTCTTACGACTGCGTGAGAATTCACAGGGATCTCAAAGGGGACTCCGttttttctcccctctcttcTTTGCAAGCCCAGAAGGGAAGGCCAGGGCGGCGGCAGAGAACCTGACCTGCTGGGTTCACGACGTGGACTTGCTGACGTGCAGCTGGGCGGTGGGCAGGGAGGCCCCGCGGGACGCGCAGTACCACCTGTACCTGGAGAACCTACAGTAGGGTGTGGCCCGGGCGCCCCGCGGGCTCTCCCGGGCACCGGGGCGGTCGCAGGGCCGCAGTGACCCTGCCTTCCTCGCCCCAGTTCCTTCCAGAAGTGGCCGTGCTCCCAGTACAGACGGGACGAGTGGGGGACAAACGTCGAGTGTCGGTTCGACGACCTCTCTGTATTGTCCCCGGAGCTGAACCGTTTCTCGGTCAATGGCAGCAGCCAAGAGTCCCCGATCCCCTGCTCTGAAATCACAAAAACATTACACGAAATTGGTGAGTAAGGATGAGACACGTCCTGCACGGGCCGCCCTCGGCTTTGAGATGCTCCTGTGTCAGCTGGGGTGGCTgtgacaaaaaaccccaaactgggGCGGAGGGGGCTTCAACAACTCACTCATTTCTCCCAGCGCTGGAGGTGGGGGCCGAGATCCGGGGTGGGGCAGGTTAGGTCCCGGTGGGGCTCGCTTCCTGGCTCACGGAGGCCGCCTCCTCCCCACGTCCTCACACGATGGAGGGACGGCTCtgtgtctcttcctcctcttctgagGGCAGTAATCCCACCCTGCGGGCCCCACCCTCACGACCGCACCTGACCCTACCCACCTCCTGAAGTTCCCGCCTCCCAGACCATCCCCCTGGGGGTCAGGGCCTTGGCGCAGGGGGAGGCGCGGACATTCAGCCCACAGCAGCTGTGACGTGTTCACTGGGCCAGAGGAGGCACTTCCAGAACACACGGCACACATGGCTCTGCGGACCGGacccgggggggggggtggggggggtgggccGGATTCACCGCGAggctgggggaaagggagggctCAGGCTCACAGCCCCTCTCCAGGCCCTGCGTGAGGACGCCAACTGGTTTTGGGGACACAAGGGCCATCTTAGCAAAGCTATGTCGGTGTCCTTCTCCTGAAACTAGAACCCCCCCAACCTCAAACCGGCATCCCCACCAGCCCGTCCCCGCGAGGCAGGGAGGCCCGCGAAGGGTCCGGCTCCACCTCCACAAATTGAGAGGCTGGTGcaaaaggggaggaggtgggggcctcTTGCTGCTCTGCCACCTCTTGAGGTGACGTGCCTTTGAAGCTGTGGCCTCTCCGACACGAAGCTGTCCCCAGCAGGTGCAGACCCACAGGTCCGGCTCCGCCTGGGACTCAGGGCGtcccctgcccagccccgccGTCCACGTGGGGCATCCATGGAGCAGTTCCCAGTAGGGGCTGAGGGGTGACGGCAGGCAGCCCCTGGGGCGGGGGCAGAGGGTGTCTGAGAGCCCGGCAGGAAGGCGGGGACGCGGTGGCAGGAGACGTGAGCGCACGTGAGTGGAGGAAGCAGACCCGGGGACCATCCCCCAGTGAGCCTGGACCTCCTGCCCGGGTCCAGGTGCGATGCTGAGCAGACACAGGGCTGGGACAGCCCACAGAAGGGGCAGGCGGGTCCTGGGTAGCGCTGGGCCCCCCTGGAGGGGGGTCTGGGGCAGGTGTGTCCCAGTCCGAGTCCGGGGCTGGGGCAGAAGCTGCCACGTGACGTTTTGGGAGCGGAGCTGGCCGGCCAAGGTCGTGGGAGAGGGCTTGGCCCTGGACAGGGCGGGAGCAGGCCAGGCTGCCGGGGGGTCGGGGCTGAGCAGAGTTGGTCGAGGTGGACGGAGGAtggagggacggagggagggagggacagggcagCTGGACCAGAGTCTTCTCCGTCCGGGGACTGGACGGGCCAAGAGGAGAAACAATAGGGCTTTTCTCAGGGAGGCCGGGTGCAGGGCCTGAAGACACCTCTGGAAGCCTGAGTTTGTAGGTCGATTTTAAAAGTATCTCCAGGGAgaacttttcttttccctttgatgTGTTTCACtcataaaagtgtgtgtgtgtgtgtttttctcccCCCCCCGGCCCCACCCTAGAGAGACTGACCGCGCCCACCATCACGAGCGCCTGGTGCAACCAGACCTACTCCATCGTCCAGTGGCAGGTGCGCAGCCACTTCAGGGAGGACTTCGAGTATGAACTGGAAATGCAGCAGGTAAACGGCGTCCGCCCTGAGCATCGCTGCTGCTCTGATGCCCGGGGCTCTGGGGCTTCGCGGGGGCAGAAAACGTGCGAAAGAGAACAGTAAATTAGCTTCACCCAAACCAAAAGCGTCGGCTGACGCCGGTCGGGAAGTCAGAATGCCTTCGGAAGGACATTCCTCGGGTGGGTTCCCGACGCGTCGGCAGGCGCGTCGCAGGTGGAACGCTTGCGCGTCAGCACTCCAGACGAACAGCCCCACAGAAAAAGCGCGAAGGGCTTCACCGGCCACCTGGGGATTCCCAGTGACATGAAGTCCCTGTGAGGTCTGCACCCCAGTCACATGAAATCAGCAGCCCCCCAAAGATGGCATGTGAATATCTGTAGCATCTCTGTGTACAATAGTGGTCCCCAGTTTCAACCCCAGGGAGGGGGGAATAAAATATAGCCGTGCAGTGGCACCCTCCTCCCCCTCGTGAGCCAGGACCAGCCTGGATGGTCCCGTGGGTGCACCTGAACGTgttctaaaagaaaagaattgtGAAGGAAAATTGAGAATGTGCTACAGGGACAGGCCTGAGGTCTGGGGCACGGGGTGCGGGGAGGAAGGCGTCTGGGGAGGGCTGGAGGGCATTGGGCGGGTGACGGAAATGCTCCCTACCTTGAGTGATGTGCCGGTTTCATGCACACGTTTGTCAAAGGCCAGCAGATTTTATGCTTTGAAGGTGTGGGCTGCTCCATGCACAGCATGCCGGAAAAAAGTATTAGAGAAAATGTGCAGGTATGTTTGAAAACAGTCCTCCATGAAAATGGCCAGAGCTTCCAGTATTCTCTACTCAATtactgacatttttttcttttttaatttgaaaaaaaaatttgttaaagtGTCATTGGTTGacagtgttaatttcaggtgtacagcaaagcgattcagttatacatatatttttttaaattcttttccattatatgttattacaagaaatggaatatagttccccgtgctctgtagtctttttaaattttaatttttttaaactgaagtagagtggatttacaatgttgcattagtttctggtgtacagcagaatggtTCGGTGacaatgtgtgcatatgtatacaGTCTTCTCCAGTTGCTTTATTACAAAacgttgaatatagtttcctgtgcgaTACAGTAGGACCTGGTTTATAATTACCGGCATTTTTAGTCTATCTATTTGTCTgatgtttatttacttatgtgcCATGTTAACGTCTACTGATTACtgattcctttgttttttttttttttaacactttcatTGTGGGACACTGACTGAATTTTTCATAAGcctaaaactgctcaaaaaaatttttaagcctaTAGATTAAAAGCATCCAGTATTTCTTAACTAGGTGGTATTTTACACTTAATTGCTCACTTCTAGTTCGTTGCTGTTTatttactgtatttatttataGTTAACTTTTCTGTAAACCCAAAGGTACTGAAAAGAATCtactaatgaaaacaaaaagactgaATATCTTGAGTTAATCAGCATGTTGTACTCAGTTACGTACTTACATTTATTATGTCTATTTAATATCTATATTCAATTACTGCTTATATTTAATTGTCCAATAACTCTAAAAACTCTCCAAAAACCtgctaatttaaagaaaaaaatgtttccgaGTCAATTAAATCAGTGTTTTATACTCAATTACTTACTTACATTTATCCATTATTTGGATTCACctatttgtatatcttatttGTTCATTATTACACTTAATTACTATTTCATACTCAATATTTCTagaaacctaaaactgctcaaaaaatcAGTCTATAAACTAAAAGGAAATGACAGCACTTTAGAGATCCTTTTGGTATTTTTACACTCAATTAGTATATTTATTCATTATGTCTACTTATTTATATGAGGGTTGTTTATACTCAATTCCTGCTTagatttagtttctctgtaaactACTCAAAAAACATCAACTCTATTgattgcaaaaagaaaaaaagaccaaataTTTTGGACGTAGTTGGTAGGTTACCCTCCATGATTTTCTTGCAttcatgatttttctttcctgatttatctattattgtatatttattatttacacTCAGTGATTATGCCCAGTTTTCCTGTTAACCCAAAACTGCTCAAAGAAAAGATCAAGTcccttacttttattttctttaaagaccAGGTAGTGTTTTAGTCCATTGATACGTTAGACTAGTTCCCTCTAGTAATTATCTGTGTGTGAAGAAGTGCTGTTTCTATTATTCATCCCCAATGACCGCGCATTTGATACTCGATTTTTCTGCCGCAAGAAATGAGGGCCCTTCTTAGGGGCGGGCTCAGGCCCCCACACTCTGCTTCTCTCTTCCAGGGCGCGCACCTCGAACACAAACAGGTGGGTGTTCCCTGCCCTCACCAAGCCCGGCATCGCCAAGTGCCAGCTCCGTATTCCCATTACTGCCCGGGGACTCCGAGGTGAAGCTCCCGGGCCCATAGACCAGACGCCGTCGCCTGCCTGGTGTTGTCCAAGGAGGCCCACCTGCCCTTCACCTCTGAGTCACTCAGGATGTGGTGGGAGAGCCACCACGCTGTAATTAACGAACGTAGTTAACTCCCTCTCAAGAGCAGAGGTGGGTGCTCCCATACCGGTGCCCCCTGCGTTAGACAAATATCCTGTAACTGCCGGCTGCAGACCCCATACccccccatctctcctccctctgtctctgcctcccctcccgtctctgcctccgtctccaTGTGGCTTCTCCTCagtgtctgtgtctctcctcctctgtctcttctaAGGTCACTGTCCTTGGatgcagggccacctcctccaggaggacctCCTCTCAGGTCCTTCACGTCATCCCATCTGCAGAGACCCCGGTCTCAGTCCCAGGTTCTGGGGGGATGTGTCCTTCTTAGGGGACACATCTCACCACCTGGCACCTGCAGACGGCAATGCTCGTCTTGGCCTCACTGGTGGTGGCCGTGGTTATTGACCTTCTAATGATTATCAACAATTTTGTTTGGACTCCAAGCACCTGGGCTGAGATGGGAAAGTGGCTCTCAGGCCCCGGGCCCCTCTGAGCACCAGACATCTTCCTGTCTCCCTGAGGGGTCTGGCCGGTTTCTCTCGTGGGGGCCTGTCTTAGTTCCCTGAGTCGGTCATGAAAAGGACCATGAAGTGGGTGGCTTAAAACCACCCTCTCTCAGTCCTGAAGCCCAGAATGGTGAGatccaggtgtgggcagggtcagggtcgtgctccctgcagaggctccaggggagggtccttcccacatctgggggctccaggcgtcCCTCCCGATTCCACATGGCGGACTCCCcatctgggtgtgcctgtctccaaattccccctttttataaggacaccagtcatatccATACGGGGTCCCCCATGCTCCACCCCGACCTTCTCTTGGCTAATTACATCTGCATGGACCCTATTTCCAGATTAGGTCTGAGATGCTGAGGGTTAGGacctcaacatgtgaatttggggaggaccCACGCAACCCGAGTGGAGGCCCCATTCCCTCCCCATGGACCAGGGACAGACTTTCTCCTTTACTTTCCTTTCACCTGCAGACTGAGGACAACTTCCTGAAGCTGAGCAATCCTGGAACCTACACCGTGAGAATAAGAGCCAGGCACACGGCCATGCTGGCCCCCTCGTGGGGCGAATGGAGTGCCCAGGAGCGCTTTGGTGAGTAGGgcgccctctcccttcccctgcgGGGTGGGGCTCAAGGAGGCACAGACAGCTGGCGACCAGCCTGACGGACACCCTGTGCAGAGGAGGAGGTGTCCAGAGAAGGGGCTGGCGTTCCACATGCCTCTCTGAGGATGACAGGTGACCCCACAGATGGTGAGAGGGGACCAGAcggtccctctccccttccccctgggGTCTTGCAATAATGGAGCAGTCGCCGGCAGTGGGGCCTTCGTGTCCCATCCGAAGTCGCCCTGGGTACTGGCTTCCCAGTCTGATTGGAAGCGTTTCTCCCAGAGCTGTTTTGAAACCAgaccctcctcccaggccccagaACCTGGCACTCAGAACCTGGAATAGCAGGAAACTGAGGCCGTGCCCCTGAGCCCTGCGGCGGCTGTAGCAGATGACCACAAAGggggcttacacaacagaaattcatCCTCTCCCAGTCCTGGGGACCAGATGTCTGAGATCAGAGCCTCCctttggaggctccaggggagaccctttcctgtctcttccagcttctggggactCCAGGGTCCCTGGGCTTGCCGCggcctccctcctgtctcagtcacAAGATAAACCTtttaatgcagtttttttttaaatgaaaatcgaCGCGAAAAAAATCCATGATGATCATATGTCAAAGTCAAGCACTGAGGCAGTGCGCACCCAGGACGCAGTGCGGGAGGGAGGAACATGGCATtaccgcctccccccccccccccccccggcagaACCGGCCCCGGCGCGGGCCCTCCGGCTGGGCGTGGTTGCCCCCTCGGCCGCGCCGGCGGACGCGCCCAGGGCACACGGAGAAGCCGCGAAAGCCGAGCTCTCTGAAAACCCTGGCGCGGCCGGGCGTCCCGCGCAGTGGGCAGCCCCGAGGGACCCCCCAGTGGTCGGCGCTACCAGCCCTCCACTCCGAGTGTCCGTCGGTGGTCGGGAGGCAACGGGATTCTGGCGACGTGGGAGGGATTCCCGCGGGGGGACCGGCCCGGTGCGCAGGCGGCCGCGGTCGCCAGGTGGACGGCGCTCCTGGACACGTGCCGGCCACCTCCTCCCGGATCCCCCGGGGAAGCACCGTCCCGGGAGCCCCCAGGACCGGCCCGACGCGTCCCCTCCGCCCCTCTCCCTAGTGTGTGGCCGCGCGCCCCTCCCTGTGTGGCTGACCTCCTTGCTGATCGCGCTGGGGACGCTGCTCGCGCTGGGGCTGGTGCTCCTGCTTTGCAGAAGGTGAGCGCCCGCCGCCCCGGGCTTTGCGGGGTCGTTTCCTGGAGCCGACTGCGCAGCGCACTTCCCACGCAGCCGGCCCTGCCCGGTCCGCCGCGCCCGCGTCTCCACCCCGTCCACCCGTGCGCCCGCGTCGTGGCTGCGGAACGCGCGCCCGCCCGTCGCAGGCGTACCACCCCTCCTCCAGTCGTCCCAACGGTCTTTCTCCAACAGAACCCTGGTTTCCGCCATCTGGTCCCTGCCGCCCGCAGAACCCAAGGAGCTGGGTCCCCAGTGCAACATCTTGGGGCCTGTCCCTCCCGAGACCCCCAGCACACGTGGGGGAGGGGTCTGCAGCCAGACCCACTCCCGCTTGTCCCCACATACCCCCACTGTTTGCTCCCTCACACCATGCCCAcatgcccccccgcccccagccaccTCAGGACGTGGTTCTGGGACCGCTCCCCAACCCAGCGAGCAGCAGGTGGGCGGCCCGGTTATCATCGCCTTTCCCCGCGACGGAGGTCCCTTTTGGAGACCTGCGCGTGCAGCCTAATTAGCGACCCGGGCACAGGACCTGCCCTGCCTGGTCCGGGGAGAGCTGTTCCTCCAGCCTCTAGCTCCGGTCCCGTCTCTGTCCTGGCGTCcctctcacccccccccccccaggcggTTCAGGCTGAGCCGCCCTGCCCGGAGGCTCGGTTTTGGAGTGGATGGGCCAGTGTCGCAGGGAGGGGACAACCTGCTGCGGGCGGGAGCTGTCGGGTGAGGGAGGTTGCCATGGTGATAGGATCCTAGGGCCGCCTCCATCTTTACAGGTCTCTGGTGAGGTGCAGGGGCGGGGTGAGCTGGGGAAGTGCGCCTCTGCAAAGACTCGGATTTCTCGTTCCCGCTCGTCTCCGGATTGGGGGCGGGGAACAGAGACCCCTCCCAAAGGAGACTGGAGTCCGGATCCACCGTGGCCTCGCCGAGGCCCTCTAGCGGACTTGCGTCTCCCCGGTGACACGCCGGTTGGTGCGGGTTTCCGAGCGGGTGAATTTCTCTCTCCTGCCAGGTACGCGGTGATGCAGCAGCTGTTCCCGCCCATCCCTCATGTGAAAGACCCCATCAGTGACCACCTTCAGAACGAGAGGATGGTACGTGGTGGTCCTGCGGTGCGTGGGTCTGTTGGCCACGAGGGGTGGCCAGGAAAGGTTGCCAGGTGCCGTGATCTGTCTCCCAGCCTGTGACACGGGGTGGTTACCCCGGGGTGCTCCCTGGGGCAGGTGGGGCCCTGGGAGCCTCGTGCCAAGGCTGGTCCTGCCCTGGCCAGGCATTCGAGGGCACGCTTGCTCGCCCGCAGCCCCGCCGCTCACCCCGACTTCCTCACCCCACAGATGGCCTGGGAGGAAGAGAAGCAGCAGGAGTGCCCAGTGGCGGAGGTGCAGATTTTGGGGGAAAAGTGAAACTGGTGCACAGCCCTCGCTctctgcagggaggagggggctgggtggAGGCGCACAGCCTGGCGGTGGTTGGACGATTGGGCGTTTGTGAGGGCGGGTGGTGGGGAGCCCAATGCAGTTTACACAGGGTtatctcccagaagaaaataaaatttctgttgcGATTATTTCTCAAAGGGCTTTTTCATCCCCTTACTTggtcctggaggtggggggtcACCCCAAGGCCACCAGGACGCACTTTCCAGCCTCCTGGAACTGGCTGCATCTGCTTCCACGTCCACTGGACTGGCTCCTTCCTGAGTCCTGAGCGGCCTTTGCTGGTCTGGTTTCTCCATCTTtaactgtattttgttttcttgcagCAAGTCCCCTTTGAAGCCCCTTAGATCCCGTGCAAGGGAGGCGACCCCAGGGACGGCACACAGACCACGGGTTGGGGCAGCAGACAAGGGGGTGTCAGGACAGCGTTTCCTGTAGAGGGGGGCAGACGCAGAGGGGCGGCCTTGCGTCCAGAGattgggcgggggagggggaagccGGGGAGCCCAGGTGTCTGCCACCCTGAAGGACACCCACAGGCAGGCGCCCAGGAGACACCCCACGGGAAAGCAGGTCTCCACGCAGCAGGGCTTCCCAGGAGTGACCTCATCCCTCAACCTCCGTTACGTGTCAGCATCGCCAGTTTGTGCATGAAGAATTCACCCTGAATCACAAATGCAGACTTGCGCAGATTGAGGTCACTGCTGCTGCCGATTTAGCGCAAAGCCCTGCGGGGGCTCCGTTTCAAGT from Vicugna pacos chromosome X, VicPac4, whole genome shotgun sequence carries:
- the IL3RA gene encoding interleukin-3 receptor subunit alpha, producing the protein MGAAFAMAFLWLAVCLTPVSCLLQTDQDPHPVIKNLRMDPERKRMSWDLHGNVSQIWCFVNSRRVHKAQNNTYCKFAHIPCQATNYSVSVTQGPPFSGWIQYPKLEGKARAAAENLTCWVHDVDLLTCSWAVGREAPRDAQYHLYLENLHSFQKWPCSQYRRDEWGTNVECRFDDLSVLSPELNRFSVNGSSQESPIPCSEITKTLHEIERLTAPTITSAWCNQTYSIVQWQVRSHFREDFEYELEMQQGAHLEHKQTEDNFLKLSNPGTYTVRIRARHTAMLAPSWGEWSAQERFVCGRAPLPVWLTSLLIALGTLLALGLVLLLCRRYAVMQQLFPPIPHVKDPISDHLQNERMMAWEEEKQQECPVAEVQILGEK